In Armatimonadota bacterium, the genomic stretch CACGCATGCCATCCAGGCGCTGATTGACGAGGGGCTGACGGTGCGCTCGCACGAGGTCCGGGGTTGGTGGAAGGACACCGGCACCCTGGGCGACCTGCTGGAGGCCAACCGCATCGTCCTCGACACCCTGGCCGAGAGCAACCAGGGGCAGGTGGACGGCCGCAGCCAACTGCTGGGGCGGGTCGTGATCGAGCAGGGGGCCACCATCGCCAACAGCGTCATCCAGGGCCCCGCCATCATCGGCCGCGGCGCCCGGGTGGTGGACTCGGTGGTGGGCCCCTATGTCTCGCTCTACTGCGATGTCGAGATCGAGGGCAGCGAGCTGGCGAACAGCATCGTGCTCGGGGCAAGCGCCATCCGCCGCATCCCGGGACGCATCCGCGACAGCCTGATCGGCAAGAACGTGGTCGTCCATACCAGCGACCGCCGCCCCGCGTGGCACCAGTTCATGCTCGGAGACTCGAGCCAGGTGACCCTCGGATGAACAGGTGAGCAGGGGAACAGGTGAGCAGGGGAGCGAGACCGACCGGGCGGCGCCCATCCACCTGTCGGTGATCATTCCGGCGCACGATGAGGCGGAGCGCATCGGGCCGACGCTGGAGCGCGTCATGGAGTACTTGCGCGGTCAGCCGTACGTATGGGAGATCGCGGTGGTGGACGACGTCAGCCGCGACGCGACGGCGCGGGTGGTGGCGCGCTTCCAGCGCGACGAGCCGCGGCTGCGGCTGCTGCAGCGCGAGGCCGACCCGGGCAAGGGGGCGGCGGTACGGGTGGGGATGCTGGCGGCGCGGGGGCGGTGGGTACTGTTCTCCGACGCCGATCTTTCCACCCCCATCGAGGAGGTAGAGAAACTGCTGGCGGCGGTGGAAGGAGAGAGTTGCGACATCGCCATCGGCTCGCGAGGGCTGCCGCAGTCGGACCTGCGGGTGCGCCAGCCGTGGTATCGAGAGGGGATGGGGCGCATCTTCAACCTCATGGTGCGGGCGGTGGCGCTGCGCGGATTTCGAGATACCCAGTGCGGGTTCAAGCTGTTCCGCGGCGAGGTGGTGCGCGATCTCTTCCGCCGCCAGACCATCACGGGATTCGCATTCGACGTGGAGGTCCTGTTCATCGCCCTCAAGCGCGGGCTGCGCGTCAAGGAGGTGGCAGTGACGTGGATCAACTCGCCGCGCAGCAAGGTGGATCCGGTGCGCGACTCGCTGCGCATGCTGCGCGATATGCTGGGTATTCGGATCAAGAGCCTGCTGGGGCTGTACCGGTGAGCGCCGGGCGCGGGCCTGCACCTGGCTCGGCCACCACTGGGAGGGCGCGAGTGAAGCGATGCGCATAATGGTCACCGGCGCCCAGGGCATGCTGGGGCGCGAGCTGGCGGCGCGGCTGGAGCGCGAGCACGACGTGGTGGCGGTGGATGTCGGCGACTTCGACATCACTGATTGCGCCGCCGTCGAGGCGGGGCTGAGGCAGGCGCAGCCGGACCT encodes the following:
- a CDS encoding dolichyl-phosphate beta-glucosyltransferase, with amino-acid sequence MSRGTGEQGSETDRAAPIHLSVIIPAHDEAERIGPTLERVMEYLRGQPYVWEIAVVDDVSRDATARVVARFQRDEPRLRLLQREADPGKGAAVRVGMLAARGRWVLFSDADLSTPIEEVEKLLAAVEGESCDIAIGSRGLPQSDLRVRQPWYREGMGRIFNLMVRAVALRGFRDTQCGFKLFRGEVVRDLFRRQTITGFAFDVEVLFIALKRGLRVKEVAVTWINSPRSKVDPVRDSLRMLRDMLGIRIKSLLGLYR